From the genome of Metarhizium brunneum chromosome 4, complete sequence, one region includes:
- the TFB5 gene encoding General transcription and DNA repair factor IIH subunit TFB5 — MPRAIRGVLIECDPSIKSIIVNIDSDNHDFIIEDLDEERVVVKENMVPLLKQKLEDVRSNLPICKSVKSSLLTLVIVSQNDTPLTSIHSASGKTSRPSTSQVPNNHKNHNLSFVHRWPHQTNT, encoded by the exons ATGCCACGCGCAATCCGAG GCGTCCTGATCGAGTGCGATCCCTCCATCAAATCCATCATCGTGAACATCGACAGCGATAACCATGATTTCATCATTGAGGACTTGGACGAGGAGAGGGTTGTAGTCAAGGAGAATATGGTTCCCTTGCTCAAGCAGAAACTCGAAGATGTGCGTTCCAACCTACCCATCTGCAAGAGCGTAAAATCTAGCCTCCTCACGCTTGTCATCGTCTCGCAAAACGATACACCACTTACAAGCATTCACAGCGCCTCAGGGAAAACCTCCCGCCCGTCGACGAGTCAGGTTCCGAATAACCACAAGAACCACAACCTGTCATTCGTCCATCGTTGGCCACACCAGACAAATACTTGA